The following are encoded in a window of Parambassis ranga chromosome 15, fParRan2.1, whole genome shotgun sequence genomic DNA:
- the npas4l gene encoding neuronal PAS domain-containing protein 4-like — MTLRCFSLSSSPAGLDERCRVLGYKKEGRSQVADTHHPDTSGGNISVKIWCNSCKCHVRAPCASHHLPEDHRRSACSRRFRSTKGASKARRDHINHEIRNMRALLPITQEDQERLSYLHSMAAICTYIRKSVLLQGLSVGVRSHCSLPYEAFLPSLHGFILVTTAQGRLVYVSENVAEHLGLSMIDVLQGDTFYDMVERSDVEVVKANMDIENNSSSERSFICCMQTSKAFKLQHGSCCSMLVRGSFQFFPAPTACAGSEPLFVALCTPTVNRLRSSDFHLCHSFNSTHRLDMSFTHLSDSVVYFLGYSAHEMIGRSWYSLIHPEDLTLSADSHRNLAQADEGFQVEMVLRLQHMNLSWTWIYIRANKDSECQAISCTNFIISETEAKFLQNKISSDAFRPSSLPNSSHFAQQAPNTQSYKSFKRQRTSNSQSEEPGAGAGRESEQDVYYVSYASSQSNSSPVPMGDSPALFTPPYSPASSGSSLQQEELSHDLLMDVHECADQLLSSPEGSPSYYSYPEAGLTCHHSPSDLLPPAAEQTFNQGAFGVLGARSPLSSSSPTYDFQACTSDARLVPDCLSVSDMCESPVDCALHPEDFSFLEQPQGGGLAQLHHVPHPELPMHSSLLTPNQSPIPTESNHYSEREQAEISILAQQISSLASSFDKHHTFNPLQSPAAVPSACHWSHNPAPPSGLLPKRELVLDEGVFDSILKDLNMVTRKNSADSVCYSYQPGSECGGSRSEPLGLTADDLLPAGNFTTGTIAMDPFSLQLGHHDRNTGLHQLNHYMQSRLQQDGLAEENLY; from the exons ATGACACTACG ctgtttctctctctcttcctctccggCTGGGCTGGATGAGAGGTGTCGGGTTTTAGGCTATAAAAAGGAGGGACGCTCACAAGTGGCTGACACTCATCATCCAGA TACATCAGGTGGCAACATCAGCGTCAAGATTTGGTGCAACTCCTGCAAATGTCATGTGCGCGCTCCGTGCGCGTCTCACCATCTGCCTGAGGATCACCGGCGCTCAGCCTGCAGCAGGAGGTTCAG ATCCACCAAAGGAGCATCCAAAGCTCGACGAGACCACATCAACCATGAGATCAGGAATATGCGGGCTTTGCTGCCCATCAcccaggaggaccaggagcgCCTCTCCTACCTGCACTCCATGGCTGCCATCTGTACCTACATCAGGAAGTCTGTTCTCCTCCAGG GACTTTCAGTGGGGGTCAGATCACACTGCTCCCTGCCGTACGAGGCCTTTCTCCCTTCCCTGCACGGCTTCATCCTGGTTACGACCGCGCAGGGACGGCTGGTCTATGTGTCTGAAAATGTAGCTGAGCATCTGGGCCTGTCCATG ATAGATGTGCTTCAAGGAGACACGTTCTATGACATGGTGGAACGCTCTGATGTGGAGGTTGTTAAAGCAAACATGGACATTGAAAACAACTCATCATCAG AGAGGAGCTTTATATGTTGTATGCAAACCTCCAAAGCCTTTAAGCTGCAACatggcagctgctgctccatGCTGGTCAGAGGGAGCTTCCAGTTCTTCCCTGCGCCTACAGCCTGTGCCGGCTCGGAGCCTCTGTTTGTGGCCCTCTGTACCCCCACAGTGAACCGCCTGAGGAGCTCCGACTTTCACCTCTGTCACAGCTTCAACAGCACCCACAGGCTGGATATGAGCTTCACccatctgtctgacag tgttgtgtattttttgggGTATTCAGCGCATGAAATGATTGGACGCTCATGGTACAGTCTAATCCATCCTGAAGATCTGACACTGAGTGCAGACTCTCATAGAAATCTGG CGCAGGCAGATGAAGGCTTCCAGGTAGAAATGGTGCTGAGACTCCAGCACATGAATCTGTCATGGACCTGGATCTATATCCGAGCTAACAAGGACTCCGAGTGTCAGGCTATCAGCTGCACTAACTTCATCATCAG TGAAACAGAAGCCAAATTCCTGCAGAATAAAATCAGCAGTGATGCCTTCAGGCCATCATCGCTGCCAAATTCCTCCCATTTTGCTCAACAGGCGCCCAACACTCAGAGCTACAAAAGCTTTAAAAGACAGCGGACGTCTAACAGCCAAAGCGAGGAGCCAGGTGCAGGAGCTGGGAGAGAGTCTGAGCAAGATGTATACTATGTATCGTACGCCTCCTCCCAGAGTAACAGCTCACCTGTTCCCATGGGTGACAGTCCGGCCCTCTTCACCCCTCCCTACAGCCCAGCCTCCTCAggctcctctctgcagcaggaggagctcagCCATGACCTCCTGATGGATGTGCACGAATGCGCAGATCAGCTGCTATCCTCTCCTGAGGGTTCTCCCTCCTATTACTCCTACCCAGAGGCAGGGCTCACCTGTCACCACTCACCCTCCGACTTGCTCCCCCCAGCTGCAGAACAAACCTTCAACCAGGGAGCTTTCGGCGTGCTCGGCGCCCGCTCTCcgctctcctcctcatctccgaCCTATGATTTCCAAGCTTGTACATCTGATGCTCGATTAGTTCCGgactgcctgtctgtgtccGACATGTGTGAGAGTCCAGTGGACTGTGCTCTGCATCCAGAGGATTTCAGCTTTCTGGAACAGCCACAAGGGGGCGGCCTCGCCCAACTGCATCATGTTCCTCACCCTGAGCTGCCCATGCATTCCAGCCTTCTCACCCCCAACCAGTCTCCCATACCCACAGAGTCTAACCACTACAGTGAGAGGGAACAGGCAGAGATCAGTATCCTGGCTCAGCAGATCTCCTCCCTGGCCAGCAGCTTTGACAAGCACCACACCTTTAATCCACTTCAGAGTCCTGCTGCCGTGCCCTCAGCCTGCCACTGGTCCCATAACCCTGCTCCCCCCTCAGGCCTGCTTCCTAAGCGCGAGCTCGTCCTCGATGAAGGTGTGTTCGACAGCATCCTGAAAGACCTGAACATGGTGACAAGGAAAAACAGTGCAGACAGTGTTTGCTACAGCTACCAGCCGGGCTCAGAGTGCGGCGGGAGCCGGTCAGAGCCTCTCGGCCTCACCGCAGACGACCTGCTGCCTGCAGGGAACTTCACTACGGGCACCATCGCCATGGATCCCTTCAGTTTGCAGCTGGGACACCATGACCGAAACACTGGGTTGCATCAACTCAACCATTACATGCAGAGTAGACTTCAGCAAG aTGGACTTGCTGAAGAAAACCTGTACTAA